TCTGATAGGAAGAAGTGTTTATATAGTTGATGAGACCCAATAAAGAAGGTTCTGTCAACATCTGTTATAAATCTTCAAAGCCCTTGTCTAAATTAATTATGTTATTCCAATTTATGTAGCTGAAAATATGGCTCTGAGTCTTCCAAGATCCTTAGTCAGAGGCGATATCGGAACCTGAGAAATATCTGAGATAGTCAGTTGAGATGAACATATAGCAGTGCGCTCATGGCAAAGAAACAttataaatgcaatttaataTATATCGCCAATTTTAACATTTTGCCGTGAAATAATGAAGTTTCACTTTGGACAGCGTCCCTAAGCTATAAGGTCACTTAAGCTTTAACAATTCTGTTAATGTAAGTTTTCGGTGTCCGTGCTGCTCAGAACTTAGATTTATACATTGTAATCCCAGAACTCCTTCCTTATATAATTAACTCCATACGTGTGGGGCAAGAATTTTGTCACCAGGGCaatcaaagatttttctttcagtccCCTGTGAGAAGAAGAGTTGGTTATTGTCGGATACTCTGCTACTGTGCTAGCGGTATACTGCATGTGCTGAGCTGAATGCCCAGACTGGCATAttctggagagaaaaagcatGTGCTTTATGTGGGTCAATGTCGCATGAACACTCTAAGAAAGTTACGTAAGTACCAAGGCAGAGTATGTTTATGGTATATTATTCTGCAGCCTTTCACCAATGTTTAACGAGTTTCTCTCCTGTCACTAGTGACATATATCTCTCAAATGTCATATTTATTGATGGACTCAGTGGAAGTGGAAGGTGCTAAACAGTGCTCAGTTTTGATATGGTCTTTGCATTCAGATACTGGCCCTCTCAAACCACTGGcaaattttctctttgcaaatagTTGTGGTAGATGTTGTCACAGTCCTTCATTTATCCATTCCTGTCATGTCAATCACAGCGCTGGCAAGAGAAATTGTGTGAGCAGGCACAGATCTGCTTCAAATGAAGTCTGCCAGCTCAGTTTAAACAGTTAAGGAAGACAATATAAGCTTGCTTTGTTTATAAGAGATTATGGAATATCAACATAACTGCTTGTACCAGGAGGGTTGAGAGGCTGGCATCTGCCAGATGCTGGAAAATGGCAACAAGAAGCTGTGAGAAAGTCTTCAAGGAGCATCACTGGATCGGAAGGAAGCATATGCCTAGGACCTGAGAGATGGAGGCTTATTTCTGGGAGGGGGACTGTGGCATGCTGCACAAATCTGACAGCAACATATTGCCTCCCAAACAAAGCCTGCTGCCTGTTGGGTGGCTCGCTCAGGCCCCAGGAGTGACTACAAAAGGCTGCGTGCATTATGGCATCCCACGCTCCTGACCTGAGGACAGATAGCCAAACACCCATACTGCTTGGTGCTGGCAAGTGCAAACCAGCACAAGCATGTGACCTGGGGCCCTCCCGGCATGATGGAACCATCCCTGTATGCCCAAAACTCTGGGGCGCCTTTGGGAAGGTGCGGCGGGACAGAGACATTGCAGTGCTATGGATACCTTGCTCACTGCTCAAGACCATGGACAGGAATGGCCCCAAATCCAGGGCCATAGTCAGGGCTCTTGTCCCTGCGTTTCTAGGATCATGGAGAACACCTCAGGTCCTGGGACAACAGTTCAATCCTTCAGACTCACCACTAAGGGCAGCTCCTCGCACTGCAGAACCATGGGTCCCTCTTGAGGTTTCTGGAGGCTCCTGAGTTGCTTGGACCGTAGACAGATACCTCTTTGGCTCAGAACCAGGGAGAACTAACAGGGCTTTTGGGTGCCATGGTCAGCACCTCCCGAGTTCCAGTGCCACAGCCCGCTCCTGCCGAGGTTTGAGTCTGGCTCACGGGCAGCTCCGTGCAGGGTCAGGGCCATGGGGATGCCTCCTTCGGTGCTTCCATGCTTTCAGCTGTTCACTTTTTAAGTGAGATCTCCTTTTTGACCATATCTTTGCAGTTTTCAGGTGTTTGTACACCACCTATTAGGattgtttttcatatttctgaGGCCCAACGGTACTTTTCACAGTATCGAAGATGTTAAATCCAAATTCCAGCTGTGTAATTTTTACTGTTTTCCCATCACATTTGGCAATATACCAGCTTTCTTGATCTCAGCTGTTCCACAGTGGCACTAGGAGCTGTCACAGCTGCTGTGTCCTGCTACCCAGATAGCTGCATTTCAGCATCTACAGATGCATTTTATGCAGTATGCAAAGTATCTTGGTTTTCCTCatgctttctttgcatttctaaatctgttttttcctgttttgttttttaaaagaaaaaacctttaaaaagtaTGTGCTTGTATTTCAGAAAGAGGCCATAGTCTTGcctgaaatgttttgatttaaacagaaatatctgAAATGGTTTTCCTATCTATATGCAGTATTTTTTCACTAAATTACCAGTATAACTGATTATACTGCATGGTCTCTGGGTAAAAGAAGTCAAtgtcttccattttctgttatttttctgcttgtaaACATGGCCAAGTTctaaaagatatttattttctttacctaGAGCTATGAATGACATCGGAGATTACATAGGTTCCAACATCGAAATATCCTGGTTACCCAACCTGGATGATTTAATGAAAGGGTATGCACGTAATTTCAGGCCTGGGATTGGAGGTGAGACTTTGAGAGTAATGTCTCTTTTGTTTCTTACAATCCTTCTACCCTCTAATGTTTATGAACATGATTAAAGGTTGTGGTTGTCTGTTACTTGGATACTGGAAATAATAACAATCAACAATTTGTTTGATCTTGAAAAAAGACAGACTGCACAACATAATTAGCAACACAGTCTTCTTGCTGATACAGTTCTTAAATCACTGATTTCTAAGTTGAAGGAATTTTGGATTACATTAAGTGACAATAATTTCTGCACTTGCTTGAAGCCATGCTGTCTGAAACTAGATGAGGTGGTTTCCAGAAGGGATTCCATAATTTCCAGTAGTTGTGATTGAATTTCATGCCCTTTGTCACTGAATTGAGATGTTCTGTTGGAAATTGAGGACGCAACCTGTAAAAGACTTAAATCTCTTCCGCTAAGGTAGATTTTCCTTGGAAAGTGTACTTCATCATGGAAAACACTTTTATGAATTCACTCTGTATGAAAGAATTAACAGTCTTGGGTCATCTATATTTTTATAGGTACTATGATGATGTAAATCACCCCATTCAAACATTTTTTCTCAGGTCCTCCTGTTAATGTTGCTCTCGCAATTGAAGTAGCCAGCATTGATCACATCTCGGAAGTGAACATGGTACGTTATCAGCTACACGCACCAAGTTGTGAACTTATGTACTGCAATGACAGAAAGTGTAGAAAACTAACTAAATAGACACAGTTGATCCCCAACATGTTTGGAGTGGAGAAATTACCACAAGAAGGTAGCGCAAAGAACAAACATTGTATTTTAAGACACAGACAGAGTCTCTTCTGGCAGCCATTGGCAATTACAAGAATCTAGCCATGTATAAGTCACTGAGATTTCTTACTACAGTTAGCAAGGTTGGATCTGTGCAGCACTTACTAACAGAAAGCCTAATTTTAAGCATTAACTCCAACTTCTGTTCAAAATCCTTTTCACCACAGATACTTCCCAAAAGAAGCTAAAGGAACAATTGTGAGATGCTCCTCCTTTTTGTGTGCATACCTTTCAGTAAAGCAGTGGAGTATAGCAACTTACAAGTCACATGAACAAGCATAGGCATGAATTAACTCTGTTTCTGAAACACaatagatttaattttaaaaccaaaactttgACTTTCCCTACATTCTTTCCCTTCATTACAGTTGCACAACACCTgattttttagttttgctttaaaaaccttCAAAAACAAAAGTTGTACTTGTGTAGATTTCTGATTTTCTTACTGATTTTCTTCATTAAGACATATGAAACTCTTGTAACTTGTTATATATCACACTGACATCAAATCACTTTTTTATAAGCCCAAGCTTATCCATGGTAGAAGCGtatgacagaaattaaaatgctggGGCAGCTCTATGGTTGACTGAGtataaaaatacttatttgcacAGGAAACAATACATTTCTAGGCTAATACAATGATTTTTGACCATGTGTTAGTTTAGCATCACTTTTTAATTGGGATTTCTCTTGTCATAGGAATATACCATGACGGTATTTTTGCACCAGAGCTGGCGAGATGACCGTCTGTCTTACAACCACACCAACGAAACTTTGGGCTTAGACAGCCGGTTTGTGGACAAGCTCTGGTTGCCAGATACTTTCATAGTAAATGCCAAGTCTGCCTGGTTCCATGACGTGACTGTGGAAAACAAACTTATCAGGCTCCAGCCAGATGGAGTCATTTTGTACAGCATCAGGTGAGTGAAAAAGAGTGCAAGTGTACTCTATCATGTATTAACTTTTTGAAGAGACTATAAAGTAATCACTCAGCTTTCCTAGGAGGATTTCCTAcaataattattaatttaaaatggaagaaagtacTGGTGACTACTATCAGAGATCCCTTTGCTTTACAAGGATTACACTGCCAGGAAGGTATCTTTGGCAAAACTAACACATTTTCTACTGAGTAATCACTGATCATTTTCAGAATGTCCTTAATGGGAGATAAGTATCTCATAACTATTTGGTCATCGGGCAAGGAGATGCTGATTACAGAGCAAAGATTCTGTTCTCCACCCTCTCGCTGTTTTCCAAGAGAACTATGAGCCTGATTTAGGCTCAGCTTCCCtatctttcaaacagaaaaagtacTATTTCCTCACTTGGAAGAGCGTTCTTGCTAGAACTCAGTAACTATTTCTAAAGTTAATTGTGTAATGTTCTAAAAATGAATGAGTGTTCACCTTTGAAATTTTGAGTCTGAAGTCACCCTTAAGGTATAGATAGTGATCTTGGGGACAGCAGAAGGGAGCAGATTTGACTCAGAAAAGTACTTTTTATCATCAGAAATAGCTGAATCATCCTCTGACATTAGACTTGACTTTTCTTCAGTTTCCCCCCACCTTTGGGTTTCCCACAGACGTAGTAAAGACAATATCCATAAGGACTTTGAAAATAGTTTCCTGTATTAGTATTAAGGTTTCAAAGTTTTCCATTTAGTCTTTGAGTTCTGAGGAAAAGGCTCTATCTGAATGCAGCTAACTGGTGTTCACGTTGCTTGGAACAGGATTACCTCAACAGTGGCCTGTGACATGGACCTTTCCAAGTATCCAATGGATGAGCAAGAATGCATGTTGGATTTGGAGAGCTGTAAGGGCTGAGTACAGCATTTTGTATAATCTGTATTGTTTTTAAAGCCTGCACATATGATACTTTGCTTGGTGGAGTTTGCTGGAATGATTCTGCTTCAGTCAATGATGTAAAGGGTGCCTTAGCATGTAGAAATAAAGGGTACAAACATGAATCCCTTCATTCTCTGTGTTGGTCGTTAGACTATGGACTGTTCAATACCAGTTCAGCTCTGATCCAGTTAAAAACTACAGATTTAATTTAGTGAAGATGAACAACCTACAGTTCTACTGACAAATGTCTGTAACTTTGTGCTTCATGTAAAACCTAATGCAGTTGTGACAGTCACTAGCATTACTGAGGTTTGCATCAAATCCAGTGAGAATAAGTAGAGAAGCCCACAGGCAAAATTTGATgtgctattttttctttatgagaaaacgggaaaaagaaagaattcccTGCTTTTAATGAATGCCATTGTGACTAAGCCATACATAGCCGTTTAGCTTGCCTAGGCATCCCTGTATCTGTTACACAGAAAACAGTCACAATGCGGCATGGATTGGCTTAAATTCATTTGTACTCACAAAGGAGGGTGAAGAATGAATTTCTATCTTGTCCAATCTGTATTTTATCAGCATGTAATTCCCATGAGCATTAATACTTTTGAATTAAATGCACCATTGAAACAAACAGGGGCCACCCAATCAATGGCAATGGATTTGGCTTTTTGTGAGTTTTATATCAAGGACTCTACAAGTCCTGAGGGTTCCAGAGATTTGTGAATAGCAGTTTCTGAGCAGATTCAGTGGCCTATTGATgcaagtttctctttttcttttttaccccgACTTTGTTTTCTAGGCAATTAACCATGATAACATTTTATCCTGTCAAAAACAGCAATCTACAGTTTTACTTATGTAATCACCAAatgcagaggcagcagccagcGAACCAGCAAACAGTTCTCTCTCCCAGCAAGTTCtgcagggggttttgggggtgggtgaatttttttcattgaattgGAGGgttttgatttcagtgaaaaaaacgTGTAGAAATAAAGCCTCTTTAAACAAATTAATGGTTGACAGCAAGTTGTCCATCACTGGCAAAACTAGCAAAGATCCATTTCCCATGGATTTGAGGGCACTGGGGGAATCCCTGACCAAGGAAATCTGTTTCCCTGACACTGCCTGACTGATACAGAGTACCTATCTCATAAAATCATTGTGTGAACTTGAGATAGGCTTTCAGTACACTATGATCTGTCTTCAGTAGGACAAGCATAAATAGATTAGATTTAgtagttattttcttttacaaacagAAATTTCTGTGACTGAGATCCAAGCACagtgcaggagcagcaggctaGTTTGAGTGCTACAATAACAGTTACTCTACTTTAAATGAGTATGCAAATGAGCTTTTTGGGAGATAATCTGAATATTTCTCATGAACCTGAAGCGCATTGTGCCATACCACATATTGCTAGTCAGTGTGAATCAACTTGGATTATTCCCCCTGTAGGAAAGCTAGCCCAATGTGACAGTGGCAACATAGATGTTGCCAGGACAGTGAATTATCCAGACAGAATCACAGCATGTTTGCAATGGGACCAATGAAAATCCACATAGCAGAGGAATTAGAGTACTTCCACTACGAGTCGTCTAAGTGCTTAATTTCTTCCTCAAACTTTGTATTTATTCAGCTTTCTTTTGGCAGATGGCTACTCTTCAGAGGACATCGTCTACCACTGGTCAGAAAATCAGGAGGAGATCCATGGGCTGGATAAGCTGCAACTTGCTCAATTCACAATTACCAATTACCAGTTCACAACAGAAATGATGAACTTCAAATCTGGTAACAGGATCTGTCTTCAATTCAGGGACAGTATCTGACTGTTCCCTGCACAGGGAAACCTCCTATATCTATAACAGAAAATCCCTCTTCTTAAGTAACTAATTTAAGAACCTGTCAGGTTTCTGATAAGAGTTTTCTTTAGCGtagacttggaaaaaaatgccAACTTTTGCTGAGCCTTGAGGTAGCCAGTGTAGCATATTATGTCCTCTAGTTCTGTATGTTTGACAAAATACTCCACGGACACAAGCCAGACAGCACTTGATAAAAAACACCTGAGGTATAGCTCACATTTTCTTGACCTAATTTGCAACTTCAGataaagaaaaatttccattagCCCTGATGTTATAAGGCTTATGACGTACAGTCAGAATATTCTAATTCTATCCAGTAGAAGTCAGTGGTGTGTATGCGTATCACTGGGTTTACTGCAATGTTTGTAGAAGATTGGAGTCATTTCTTTCCTGCTGatttttcatcctctttcatGTATTCAGATTCTCATTTATGCTGCACATCTCCTCTAAGCTCTTTTTTTGAGTTTGAAATTAACTTGgccttttaaaaaatctaaatttagTATCTGGAGGACTTTCTACAGCAGATGATAAGACAGTACACATTTTGAAGCAATACTGTTATTCGAGAAGActcatgattttattttcagatctGGCATTGATATGACCTGAGACAAATCATTTGACCTATTCTTAGCTAACTGCTGATGAGAACTGCAGTGCCTTGTGCAGGGTTTATGAAGACTAAttgaaaaacattcaaaaaagcTTTTTGTGATCCTTGTCCTAAAGATGTTTAAGAATGTAGATCTGTATCATTATAGGAAATGCTATTTTGAATATCAGTTTAACTGTAATTCACACAGTCAGAATCTTTCTTTGTCTGCTCTTTTTTCCAGCAGGTCAGTTTCCCAGGCTCAGTCTCCACTTCCACCTTCGGCGAAATCGAGGAGTTTACATCATTCAGTCTTATGTTCCTTCCATCTTATTAGTGGCCATGTCATGGGTATCCTTCTGGATCAGTCAGTCAGCTGTGCCTGCCAGAGTGTCGTTAGGTAAAACAGATAGTTTGGGGAACTAAAAGGGAAGGATATGCTAAGTTGTAATTATGCTCCCTAATAATCCTCATTTTCTATAAAGGTGCATTTATGAATGCTATGGTTACA
This is a stretch of genomic DNA from Larus michahellis chromosome 16, bLarMic1.1, whole genome shotgun sequence. It encodes these proteins:
- the GABRD gene encoding gamma-aminobutyric acid receptor subunit delta isoform X1, whose product is MGVLPVNGSKMEFLTWVFPALVLLCTQQHRCIRAMNDIGDYIGSNIEISWLPNLDDLMKGYARNFRPGIGGPPVNVALAIEVASIDHISEVNMEYTMTVFLHQSWRDDRLSYNHTNETLGLDSRFVDKLWLPDTFIVNAKSAWFHDVTVENKLIRLQPDGVILYSIRITSTVACDMDLSKYPMDEQECMLDLESYGYSSEDIVYHWSENQEEIHGLDKLQLAQFTITNYQFTTEMMNFKSAGQFPRLSLHFHLRRNRGVYIIQSYVPSILLVAMSWVSFWISQSAVPARVSLGITTVLTMTTLMVSARSSLPRASAIKALDVYFWICYVFVFAALVEYAFAHFNADYMKKQKNKIKARRQSAEVNVKNAIVLFSLSIAGVNQELAISNRQHRIPRSLPGSYGTIEIETGETKRQQIMKLDKKSGLKSLFKPIDADTIDIYARAVFPAAFAAVNVIYWVAYTM
- the GABRD gene encoding gamma-aminobutyric acid receptor subunit delta isoform X2, which gives rise to MGVLPVNGSKMEFLTWVFPALVLLCTQQHRCIRAMNDIGDYIGSNIEISWLPNLDDLMKGYARNFRPGIGGPPVNVALAIEVASIDHISEVNMEYTMTVFLHQSWRDDRLSYNHTNETLGLDSRFVDKLWLPDTFIVNAKSAWFHDVTVENKLIRLQPDGVILYSIRITSTVACDMDLSKYPMDEQECMLDLESYGYSSEDIVYHWSENQEEIHGLDKLQLAQFTITNYQFTTEMMNFKSGQFPRLSLHFHLRRNRGVYIIQSYVPSILLVAMSWVSFWISQSAVPARVSLGITTVLTMTTLMVSARSSLPRASAIKALDVYFWICYVFVFAALVEYAFAHFNADYMKKQKNKIKARRQSAEVNVKNAIVLFSLSIAGVNQELAISNRQHRIPRSLPGSYGTIEIETGETKRQQIMKLDKKSGLKSLFKPIDADTIDIYARAVFPAAFAAVNVIYWVAYTM